A stretch of DNA from Desulfosarcina ovata subsp. ovata:
AACCGACCAAATTGAAGCTACGGGCGCGGAAGAAGGGAAACAGCGAAAACGTCGTTTAAACAGCATTTTATTGGCCAAGCGAAAAAAGCCTGTTTTTTTCGTACGGGAAGGTGTTTTTTTACTTGACCCGCACTTTAATGGGCGACCCACGGATGACCCTATCCTCGATAGCAGTGGGAACAAATTTGAGCAACGGGCCGCTGATATGCTGAGTCAACGGGGGGGATATCGGGGACGTTCGTCGGATTTCCGGGGGATATCGGGGACGTTCGTCGGATTTCCGGTTTACAATTTTAGATCTGCCTGCTAAACGGTTACTATGCCACGGAAATCCCGCATAGACGCCCCCGGAGCGCTGCAGCACATCATTTTAAGGGGGATCAATCGCAGAAAGATCTTCTTCGACGATTTTGACCGGGATGATTTTTTGGATCGGCTTGGAGGTATCCTGGCCGATAGCAAAACACCATGTTATGCGTGGGCATTGATGACAAATCACACCCACCTGTTATTGAGGACTGGAACCGTTCCTATCGCCACGGTGATGCGCAGACTGTTGACCGGTTACGCGGTGAGTTTTAACCGGCGACATCGGCGATCTGGACACTTGTTTCAGAATCGCTACAAGTCGATTTTGTGCGAGGAAGATCCCTACCTATTGGAACTGGTGCGCTATATTCACCTCAATCCTTTGCGGGCCGGCATTGTCGATGAAATAAAAGCATTGAATATCTACCCTTACTGTGGTCATAGCGTGATAATGGGCAACGTCATCCATGGATTTCATAATATCGATTACGTATTGAATCTTTTTGGCGAAACGATTGAGCAGGCCAGAAGACACTATCTGGAATTCGTAAAGAAGGGGATCTCGCAAGGCCGCCGACCCGATTTAACAGGAGGCGGATTGGTGCGAAGCGCCGGAGGATGGGCCGCATTAAGAACCATGCGTAAAGGCGAAAGCCGGATAAAGGGAGATGAGCGCATCCTAGGCCAGGGAGATTTCGTCGATAGCGTATTGCAAGCCGCCCAGGAGAATTTGGACCGTAAATATATGCTCCTGGCTCGAGGATACGATTTTCAATGGTTGGTAGAGCGGGTGACCGGCTTGTTCGGCCTCACGTCAAAGGAGCTGTTGACTGGTGGAAAACAACGCAAAACGGTAACGGCGCGCAGCGTGTTGTGCTATTGGGCGACGCGGGAACTTGGGATGAGCGCGGTGGCGATATCAAAACGACTGAACATCGCTGCCTCAACGGCTAGCGAGTCCGCGGCAAGGGGCCTGCGGATTGTCGAAGAGCAAGGGTTTAAACTTTCAGATGAGGTTATCTGATAATCCGTAAAACCGAGGAGCGTCCCCAATGCTCCCCGGGCGGGAACGAATGCGAGTCCGGCCTTGCGGATCAGCTCATGGGGTGCATGTTTGACGCCCATGCCCCGGCACAGGTGGCAGGGGGCGTGGTACGTGGTCTGGGTACCGGACGATCGGAACGCATCCGCCGGGATCTCGAGGATGTCGTTCATGAAGCTGCTGAAGGCCACGACCTTTTCGGAGAACCGCTCTGCTGCTTCCCGCATGGCAGGATCGTCGGCGAGCAGCTGGGGATAGTTGTGCTTCAGGTGCGACGCACACGAGGCGCACAAGGTCACGATTTGGTCGACCTCGCTGCCGCGCATGGCCAGGATATTGCGCCGGGCCACATCCCGGGCGGCGGCTTTCTCGCCCATCATCAGGGCCGGCAGCCCGCAGCAGGACTGCTGCATGGGAAACTCCACTGCCGCACCAAAGCGGGCCATCAGGGCCACGCCGGCCTCCAGTTGCTCGGGATAGACAAAATCCTGGACGCAGCCGGCGAAAAGGGCCACCCGCTGGGTCGGGTTGGCCACCGACGGTTTGATTTCAGGCCAGCGTTCGCGGAAGGGTGTTTTGGCGATGGGGGGCAGGGCCCTGAAGTTGTGCTCCTTGGAGAGGATCAGGGGCAGGTGGCGCAGGTAGCCGTTCTCGCCCACCACCGGTGCCTGGGCCTTTTGGGCCGTGCGCAGCAGCTGGTGGAACAGTTTGCGGTGGCTGAGCAGTTTGCCCAGCAGGATGCTGGAGAGCGGGTGATCGGTTTCATCCTGGATGCGCGCGTGGATCTCCTTGATCAGTCGCGGCAGGTCGATGCCGGCGGCGCACACCGCCTTGCAGGCCCCGCAGTTGATACAATTCTGGACGAGGTTTTTGGCCTTGTCGCGGCCGTGAAAGAAGTAGGTGATGATCAGGCCGATGGCGCCGATGTAGATGTGCCCGTACTGGTGACCGCCGACCATGCGGTAGACCGGGCACACATTGGCGCAGGCGCCGCAGCGCACGCAGCGCAGCACCTGTGAGAAAACCGGATCTTTGGCCAGCGCCCGGCGGCCGTTGTCCAGGAAGACAATGTGCATCTCCTTGCGGCCGGAATCGGCGACCGCGCATGGGGTCGGCCCGGTAATCCAGGTGACATAGGAAGTGATCTGCTGGCCCGTGGCGTTGCGCGGCAGGACGCGGTTGATGTGCAGGGCGTCTTCGAGGGACGGCAGCAGTTTGTCCAATCCGACCAGCGCCACATGGATGCGCGGCAGGGTCGTCACCAGCCGGGCATTGCCCTCGTTGGTGGTCAGCCCGATGGTGGCCGTGTCGGCCAGGGCGAAATTGGCGCCGCTGATGCCCATGTCCGCCTCCACATACTTCTGGCGCAGCTCGCGGCGGGCCACCTTGACCAGGCGCTCGATCTCCGTCTCCTGCCGCTTCCCGGTGACCTCGCTGAACAGGTCCGCCACCTGATGACGCGACAGGTGAATGGCCGGCATCACCATGTGGGTGGGCCCCTCGTGGCGCAGCTGGATAATCCACTCGCCCAGGTCGGTTTCGGTCACCTCGAGCCCTTCGCTCTCCAGGTAATGATTGAGCAGCGTCTCCTCTGCGGTCATGGATTTGGATTTGACGATTCGGGTGGCCCGGCCGGTTTTGGCGATGTCGGCGATAATGGCGTTGGCATCAAGGGCGGTTGCCGCCAGGTGCACATGGATGCCTTTTTTTTCGGCATTGGCCTTGAACTGGGCATACAGCTCGTCCATCCGGCCCAGGGCGCGGTCCTTGATATCGGCCACCTTGTCGACCAGTTCAGCGATGTTCATGCCGGCAAAGGCATTGGCCCGGCCGGTGGGATAGGTGACGGCAAAGTTGTCCAGGGCCTGGCGCTGAAACCGGTTTCTCAAGGCCTCGTCAACGTTGGCTTTGTAGGCTTTCAGGCTGGTTACGGTTTGCATCAGCACTCCTCCCAGAGCAGGATGTGAAGTTCGAGGGGGCCGTGAACCCCCAGGGCCAGTACGCGTTCGATGTCTGCCGTGCGGCTGGCACCGGTGATCATCGCCGTGTAGTCGGCCGGATCGCTCATCCACTGCTTAAGTTCTTCCGTCAGGTCGAATGCGGTTGCCCGCAGGCGGGATACGGGAAGCAATGCGATGTGGATCTCGCTGACCATGGTGGCCAGGCGCAGGGCCTCACTTTTGGAGTTGATCACCAGGGTGCCGGTCTCGGCAATGGCGTAATCGGCCCGGGTAAAGCCGATGTCGATGCCGGCCAGATGGCTGCGCAGATCATCTTTGATTAGACCGATCGACTTCTCCCGGCACAATTCTTCCAGGGCCTTGAATTCCGTCTCGGGAAGATTGGGCGCGGCCATGATCTTCTCCTGCTTGGTCTCGCAAAGCGCCTCGGCCGTTGCCGACAACGGTGCCTCGCAGCCGGAAACCAGCAGCTGGCAGGCCTCCTTGGTCGCGCACACATCCACTGCATAGGCGAATGCGGCCTCCGGTGAGGCCACGCGCACGACCTTGGCGGATACCGCTTCCGCCTTCTGGATAAAGGTTTCGACCACCGCCGGGTCTGGTTTCATCGGCCACCTCCATTCATTTGGCAGGGTCGCAGGCGTGGCCAGCTCCTACACGCCAAATCCGATGGCGGCTGTAAGAGCGGGCCATGCCCGCGAAAAATAATTGCTTCAACGCCTCGTCTTGCTCCCATGCTCCGCGTGGGAGTACCAATTGCCTTTCATTTAACCGCGAATAGGTTCCCACTCCGTCATTTTTGTCTTATGTGGAAAGCGGGTGATAGGCAAGTGCCAAGCTTGATGAATTCGGAAAAAGCAGCTTGCCTGCGCTCCGCGGTGGAATATGTAATCTTAGAAAACGGTCCCGCATCGGAAACGTTTCCCAAAAAATGCCTGACTGGTCATGCCGGACTTGATCCGGCATCCAGATATAACGGTTCTGTGAGCCATATCCCATCCAACGGTCCCGCCATAAATCGTTAATGCTGAAAGACCTTATTGACATAATAAGGAATTGAAGATAATCAAAATCACCATCGTTCCATCAGCACAACCGCTAAAGCTCCATATTATGAAAAGATCCATGGTGAACGTTTGTTCATCTTGTTCCATTGTCTTACGAAATGCCAAATTTTTATTTGACGAATTAGTCGTCTAGTCAGGTTAAATTGGGTTATTAGACTGCAAATCAGTCGTCTATTACGATTTCGTAAATATTAACGTCGCATTATACGACGACTATTGGGTCGTCTAGTTTATGTTGTGTGTGGCCTATATCGCTTTTACCCTCCCCTGTCCTAGTTGTTTGAAATCGATCCTTGACATTAGTACCAATAATGATACTATGTTGCCATGACTAAAATCGGCGACCTGCTTATTCAAATGCAAAGAAATCCGAAGGATGTGCGATTCTCTGAATTGTGTAGGATATGCGACCATTTTTTCGGTGAACCACGTCAGAAGAAAAGCAGCCATCGAATTTATAAAACACCTTGGCAAGGTGATCCAAGGGTAAATATCCAAAACGATAAAGGAAAAGCCAAGGCATACCAAGTAAGGCAGGTGCTTTTGGCTATTGAAAAGCTGGAGGTCGGAGATGGGCCAAAAAGATGACAAATATACATACCGGGTAACTTGGTCTGATGATGATAATGAATATGTAGGCCTGTGTGCTGAATTTCCGAGCCTCAGTTGGTTGGCTGAGACACCGGAAAAAGCTTTGAAGGGAATCCGCAAACTGGTGGCTGATGTCGTATTGGACATGGGCGAAAATGGTGAATCAATACCTGAACCCTTTGCCAGCAAGCGCTACAGTGGGAAATTTATGGTCAGGGTCCCACCTGATGTTCATCGAAAATTGGCCATTCAAGCTGCGGAAGCTGGCGTGAGTCTTAACCGTATTGCCAGTTCCAAACTGAGCCAATAGCCGTAAAGATTTGCACACAACCATGCAGTGCAGTAGACATCCAGGACGATGCCACTCTGTGAATTTATTCTTATTTCACGTCTCTGCAGTTCCTATGAATGTCAGTGCAATTCCTGGCTGCTACTGACCGCCACGTTAAGTGCAATATGAGAAAAATTAAATACGATCGAACTGAATTTCATGCAGGTGATGAAAGTGTGGAAAATGATTTGTTATCATTTGTATATGATATTCCATATTTTGGAGCCTGCGGTATCTTCCCTCCAATCCATATTGTTAATACAATTTTTCTTGAAGGTGGAGGCGATGGCGGTATGAGCCCGGGAGCAATTTGGACACCTTTTGAAATAACTGAAAAGGAGTATGAAGAATTAGTTGAAGCTGTTAAAAACACTCCTTTAACAAATCTCGAAGGTAAAGCAAGGTACTGCGAAATTCAATTTGAATTCGATCCTGAATTTGATCATATTATCGATCAGTTCGATTGGTTGCAGGAAGTATGCAAAAAACATAGGGAGAATTTTCATAAAAAATTGGACAAATTTGAACACACTTAACCACTGCTTACACACTCGACCGGGCGGGTCCAGACATTTTTTGGAAAGCCTGTTCTTGCATTTATTTCAAAGCTTTTTGAACCGCTTTCCTCGCTTGTCGCCCGGCCGGTGAAGCAAGCGTTGGGGTACTAATGAGGAGGCCAAAATTATGTCACATACACAAGCACTTTATTATCCTTGGATAGACGTTCAGAATAGTGGTTGGCTTAAGACATCGGCATTATTTTGGGAAAAAATTCAGACAATCGTTCCAGCCTCTATAGAGTCTCCATATGAAGAAAGAGCGGCAAAGGAATTTGAAGATGCCGGCATTCTTATTCCGCTAAGAGTTGATTCAGATATGCAAGAAATAGAATCATTGTCAGATGATGTGATCCGCTACTTGTCGAGTGATGAAGCAGCAAATTTAATGTTATCTACTGAAAATCGTCGTTCCGCCTATTTGCATCCACAAAAGCTACCGGATAGCATTAGGAGGATAGCACATCTTCATCCAGAAAAAATGGACCACGAGATTAGATATATGATGGAAGAGATTGGCTTTAGCCGAAGGCGTGGAAATTGGATGGAGGTTGATAGTGAATTTGCATCATTTTACATGACCTTACTGGCTACTCGGCTTTCTGAGCGTTTCGGATTGGGGTTATTGACTGATTCTCCATCATCTCATCGCCTTAGTGCTAAAGCTAAAGCGGATTCAGAACTATCCAGTGTATATCGCAATGTTTACGATTATGAATTCCGAGCAAGAAGGCGGAGAAGAGATGCCCCAAGGCAGTTGGCTGAAGGTATGATGGTTGATCTGATTATTGAACAAATTGGAATTGATCCTAAAACCCCAACCGATAAAATCTTGAATTTTAAAAATGGCCACAAAAACGAAGTTGGAAAATTCAGGAAAAAGATTGAAGAACTCACCAGCGATGTTCCTGAGAATCTTTCTACTGACGCTTTGCGTCAATATGTTCATGATAAGTATACAAACGAGGTGGCACCAGCAATATGCGACTTAAAGGATGCACTTACTGATAATCGTATCGGATGGATGACAAAAAGTTTGATGAAAGTTTCATTCATTTCCGCTGGTGCATCTTCTGCGCTCGTCGGAGCGGGATTAGCAGTTCCAAATGCTTTGCTTGTAGGTGCAGGGATTTCGCTAATAGGTATGGGGATTTTGTATAACCAAGACAAAAGGAAGGCATTAAGAGAAAATCCCTATTCATATGTGGTATCAGTTGAGAAAGCCCTTACATAAATGGAAATAACCCCAACAACAGCATAAACTCGGACTTGAAAAAGCTGCGCCGCTTCGCTGTGCAGCTTTTTCCAGCCGGTTATGCTGAGCGTTGGACTAAGCCGCTACGCGGCAGCTAACCCACCAGAATTTCTGTAATTCTTTCCTTATTTCCGGTTTTTCTCCGATTTTATTATAATTCCCTCCATCGGTATAACTCCGAAAATCTCATATTTATCTCATTAATCAAAGGAGGGAACTCATGTCAGAACTGCGTAAAAAGATGATCCGGGCAATGGAACTTAAGGATTTTTCACCGAGGACTCAGCAATCCTATTTGTCTGCAGTTGAAGGCCTATCAAAATTTCATCGGAAGTCACCGGATCGTCTAACGCAAACAGAAATCGAAGACTACGTGCTTCACCTTAAAGATGAAGGGAAGAGCGCAAGCACACGCAATGTTATCATTTCCGGGGTGAAGTTTTTCTACCAGCATACACTGGTAAACAGCGAAATCGCATTGAATATGCCAAGCCGTCGTAAACCAAAAATCCTACCTGAAGTTCTAAGCAGAGAGCAGGTTCGCATGATCATCGACACTCCGGCGGATCTCAAGCATCGGCTGATATTGATGACGGCTTATTCTGGAGGGCTTCGGGTCAGTGAAGTGGCAGCACTGAAAGTCAAAAGCATCGACAGTGCGCGGATGGTGATCCGGGTCTATCAAGGCAAAGGCATGAAAGACCGCGATACGCTGCTTTCAAAAAAGCTGCTGGAGGAACTACGGACCTATTGGAAGGTCTATCGCCCGACAGATTGGCTGTTTTACGGTAAACGCCGCGACACCCCCATGAGCATCACATCGATTCAGAGAATGTACAGCCGGACCAAACGCGATGCCGGCATCACCAAGGGCAAGGGCATTCATTGCCTTCGCCATTGCTTTGCCACGCATCTGCTGGAAGCCGGCTATGATGTGCGCAAGATACAGCTTCTCATGGGGCATCGCTCGTTGTCCACCACCATGGTCTATCTCCACGTTTCCAGAAACGGGCTGGCAAAGGTCCAGAGCCCTCTGGATTTTATCGAAGAGCCGGAACAACAGGCGCCGCCGTGGGAGGATGACGATGAATCCAATCAATAATTATCCTCAACCGGCAAACCGACAGGTGGAGGTGGCGGATATTTTGCGCTGCCACATCGGTGACTATCTCAAAAAATACAATATGCCGCCGGAGCATTACAGGGTCGTATACGACATTTTAAATTGCCGGACCGCTTATCTTGGCGGGCACGTTGAAATGTGCGATCAATGCGCAGCCGAACGCATCCTTTACAACTCGTGCCGCAACCGGCATTGCCCGAAATGCCAGACCATCACCAAGCAACGTTGGTTGTCTGCCCGGCAGGCTGAACTTTTGCCGGTTAACTATTTTCTCGAGTTTTCGAAAAATAGTTCTTTGACAAATTGTGATTATGGCATTTTCATTGCTATGCAGCCTCTTGGGGATTGAGATTCTGGTTCCGTTCGAGCAACTCCACTTCTTTTCTCGGTTTGCGGAACCTGAAGATATTTTTCTCTTCCACTTCTAACCACTTGCGATAAAAATCTTCGTCCGCCTTCAGTCTCTCAAATACTGCCTTGAAATTTTCGTATTGGGATTGACGTATAATTGAGGGGATCGTTAATGATCCCTTTGACAGTTTTCCAGCAGTGCTTTGCTTGTAGTTTTCAAAATGGAGGAGGGAGTCAATCCAGGACACCAGGCATATCGTTATTGATACGCCTTGCTCACTCCTGATAGTGGCTCCCTCCATATCGGTTAGCTGCTTCGCATTCCTGAAAAACTCTTCAATTACCCATCTATGGCTGTAAGTGATGAGAATTTTACCGGCTTCCCAAGTGAGTTGATCGGTAAGTAAATATTTCGTGGTTTGAGTGGTGGGATCAACACTTTCAACAACACAATGCTTGCCAGTTATAGAATTTAAACGAAGCGTCTTAGTCTTCGTGTGATAAAGAACTTTTTGAGCTTTACCAGTTGCCGGGTCTGCTGTAAAGCCGTATTTTTCAACGTAAGAAATGGATTTATAAACCTCGGGCAGGGACCGCGTGTAATATTGATTTTTTGACAATCGCCCTTTGGGGGTGAGCTTAGGGGGCTGGCATGGGACCCTGACCGTGTAATTGGGTTTGAGTTCGATAATATAACTGAGCTCAAGGCGTTTAAGTTCTTTGATAAACGGCCCTGTGCAAAACCAGGAATCCGCTAACACCATGGAAGGGGGGAAACCGACTTCCAATGCCCACTCCAGTATCTCGACGGCAAGCGCATACTTGGTTTTGTATGGATGGGCTTTCCCTCTTTGCCAAGGCATCGTCCCCGTTTCTTTGTGAAACATTCTGAAATTGATTGGAAATTTGATAAGGTTTCCATCACTGTAATACACAAAAACAAGGCAGGTTGCCTTCATGTTCGTTCCAAAGGCATGATCGAATAAAACAAACACACCGTGAATCCATTTGCAGAATTTGGTATGGTGTTTCATTGTGTCGTCGATCAGAAAATAACCTGGTTGAAGGGTGTACATTTGCTGGATGCGTTTGGCATAAAGCAATTGCAACTCGGGGATGTAAAATTTTGCATCGGATAAAAAATAAGAAAGCGTGCTAACCGCCTTTTCTTCCAACCACATTCGACTAATGCGGCTCAGGTTGAATCCAGAACCAATACTGTTCGGCACAGTCATTGATAAGAGTATTGAGCAATAACTTTGGCGATATTCACATCAAATATTTCTAACAAATTATTTTTTACTGCTAATAACCAGTGAAGACCAATTTTATAAAACTGTTTTAATTTTTCTCCAAGAAGAGTTACTAACCCGCAAACATATGGTCTTTTTGCATTTGAATTGGAGCATGAAGATGAAGTTAGCAAGGTTTCGTTCTTATTATTTTCTTCAGATTCATGCTCATCTTTTTCATTTTCTCTGCTTATTATTTCCGTATCTTGTTTGAATGATAATAACAATAGATAAGCAATCATATACAAGTAGAATTGTATCTGTACGCCATGAGGAGATTGGCTCATTAAGTGAATTCCCTTGAAGGTTCTTTTTATGAAGCGAAAAAAAAGTTCCACTTGCCACCTGTAAGCGTAAAGCATTATAATTTCGTAAGTTGTCAAATCATTTCTGTTTGTGATCAAAATGTAGTTTTCGCCCATAGCCGTAAAGCTAACAATACGATAACTTGCTTTGTTTTCATCGCTATTGAATATTATATTTGAATCTGTGATGTCACTGAAAAATTTCAAGAATGTATCCGGTACGGTGGCAGTGAGACACTCTTTTACAGTGTACGTCATATTCGACTTTCCGCGAATAATAAAAAATGCATTGCTGTCGGATATCTGCTTGAACAGATTGAAAGCGATATAGCCTCGATCACAGACATATGTAATGCCTTCGCGAAGAATTTGCTTAACAAATTCTTTTTCGGAAAAGTTACCTTCCGTACTGATAAATTCGGTTGGAATCATTCGGTTGAGTTCAAAAGATAAATGCATTTTGATCGCATTAGCGGTTTTCTTGTAACAAGCCCATGCCATATTGGAAATGGCCGGAAAAAGCGAACCATCTACAATTAGCATTTTTCCAAGATGACTGATTTCCGGAATTTTATGCAAATCCAATTCTTTTACCAACTGATGGAATATATCTTTAAATATTTCTGGGGGATAACGATTAAACGCTTCATTATACATAGACTTCGATGCGACGACCAATCCTAATGCCTTAGCAGTTGGTGATGTTTTGATCTCAGTGACGATTTGTCCAACGCTTTTAATTCTGGTTATTATTCCAAAAAGCAAATTTGTGGTGAACGATGATAATGAAAGCTTGTAAGTGTCCAAATCATTATGGAGACTATTTTGAGTAACCTCAATCAATGGTAGCACCGGTGATAGAATTGTTTGAAAAACATTTTTGTCGATGTGTTCGCTCATGGAGACCTCCTGGTTAATTAATTGTACCCACCATGATTAAAACACAAAGCGATCTTTTTGTCCAGCGCTATTTTTTATTTTAATAACAAGATGTTACGGCAATATGTATGCCGAACGGTATTGATCCAGAACCCAATACCAAGGCCGTTGCGACCAGTATCATGTTATCAAATTGAATGTTGGTTAGCCCTGGTTTCAAAAAGGACAGCCCGGTGACAAGGAATGCGAGCGGCTTAGCGCACGGAATCTTCATCCTTATTATCCCTTCTATTTCAGCACGTTATACACCTCCAGAAATATTATCGCACATATTGAGAATAATGTCCCGCACTATTTTTCGAAAACTCGAGTAGATAGAATTCCTTAATTTTGTCAAATTGCAGTTGTTTTCCCTCTGGAATAACAGTTTCTTTTAGACTTTTCTCTATGCTGGCTGAAAGTTTAATCAATTCCTTTATATCCTCTGATCGGCTTTCTTTTACATCAACGATGGCTTCATTAAAGTCCCGTTTGTTTGTTTCCGAGAAAATCGCTTCTCGCCAAGCATTATTGATTTCAACCACAATTAGGTCCGATTTTTGAGCCATTCGAAACAGATCACCGCTGATCATTCGCATCGAAAAATCAAAATTTTCATTGATTCGTTTCTGTTTATATTGATAGCGACTGTAGGCCACAAAAGATATGGATGCCGCAAGCAAAACCAATGAAATTACGACTACAACCCATTTTGGAAAAACGGATTTTTTCTTAGGCAGAGCTAAAGGGATATTACAATACGGGCATGTTTTTCCTTTATCGCTGATCATTTTACCACAATTTTCACATTTGATTGCAGCCATCCCACACCTCCCGTCAGTGAATTTCGTGTAAAACTAAATTCAAATCAAGTTCTGATACTTATCAATCAAAATGGAAATGGAGCTATTATTGGGGAACGAAATTGAAAAGAAACGTTATTGTATCCATATCGTGTATTAAGCAAGCGATCATAAAACAGACTGTTGATTTTATCAATCACAACAGGATGGAATTCATTTTATTTCTGGAAGCTGGAAATAAAAATGGGCAAAACCAAGGGAAAAGGCTTTGCCCCAATAGGAAGCGCAGAACAGTACAGCGGAAGCGGGTCTGGACTATGGGGGACAGTGTCCCCCAGTGGGGGTTGTATCGGCCGGAAGCCG
This window harbors:
- a CDS encoding transposase; amino-acid sequence: MPRKSRIDAPGALQHIILRGINRRKIFFDDFDRDDFLDRLGGILADSKTPCYAWALMTNHTHLLLRTGTVPIATVMRRLLTGYAVSFNRRHRRSGHLFQNRYKSILCEEDPYLLELVRYIHLNPLRAGIVDEIKALNIYPYCGHSVIMGNVIHGFHNIDYVLNLFGETIEQARRHYLEFVKKGISQGRRPDLTGGGLVRSAGGWAALRTMRKGESRIKGDERILGQGDFVDSVLQAAQENLDRKYMLLARGYDFQWLVERVTGLFGLTSKELLTGGKQRKTVTARSVLCYWATRELGMSAVAISKRLNIAASTASESAARGLRIVEEQGFKLSDEVI
- a CDS encoding LutC/YkgG family protein, with protein sequence MKPDPAVVETFIQKAEAVSAKVVRVASPEAAFAYAVDVCATKEACQLLVSGCEAPLSATAEALCETKQEKIMAAPNLPETEFKALEELCREKSIGLIKDDLRSHLAGIDIGFTRADYAIAETGTLVINSKSEALRLATMVSEIHIALLPVSRLRATAFDLTEELKQWMSDPADYTAMITGASRTADIERVLALGVHGPLELHILLWEEC
- a CDS encoding toxin HicA; this translates as MTKIGDLLIQMQRNPKDVRFSELCRICDHFFGEPRQKKSSHRIYKTPWQGDPRVNIQNDKGKAKAYQVRQVLLAIEKLEVGDGPKR
- a CDS encoding type II toxin-antitoxin system HicB family antitoxin produces the protein MGQKDDKYTYRVTWSDDDNEYVGLCAEFPSLSWLAETPEKALKGIRKLVADVVLDMGENGESIPEPFASKRYSGKFMVRVPPDVHRKLAIQAAEAGVSLNRIASSKLSQ
- a CDS encoding DUF6236 family protein: MSHTQALYYPWIDVQNSGWLKTSALFWEKIQTIVPASIESPYEERAAKEFEDAGILIPLRVDSDMQEIESLSDDVIRYLSSDEAANLMLSTENRRSAYLHPQKLPDSIRRIAHLHPEKMDHEIRYMMEEIGFSRRRGNWMEVDSEFASFYMTLLATRLSERFGLGLLTDSPSSHRLSAKAKADSELSSVYRNVYDYEFRARRRRRDAPRQLAEGMMVDLIIEQIGIDPKTPTDKILNFKNGHKNEVGKFRKKIEELTSDVPENLSTDALRQYVHDKYTNEVAPAICDLKDALTDNRIGWMTKSLMKVSFISAGASSALVGAGLAVPNALLVGAGISLIGMGILYNQDKRKALRENPYSYVVSVEKALT
- a CDS encoding tyrosine-type recombinase/integrase → MSELRKKMIRAMELKDFSPRTQQSYLSAVEGLSKFHRKSPDRLTQTEIEDYVLHLKDEGKSASTRNVIISGVKFFYQHTLVNSEIALNMPSRRKPKILPEVLSREQVRMIIDTPADLKHRLILMTAYSGGLRVSEVAALKVKSIDSARMVIRVYQGKGMKDRDTLLSKKLLEELRTYWKVYRPTDWLFYGKRRDTPMSITSIQRMYSRTKRDAGITKGKGIHCLRHCFATHLLEAGYDVRKIQLLMGHRSLSTTMVYLHVSRNGLAKVQSPLDFIEEPEQQAPPWEDDDESNQ
- a CDS encoding transposase zinc-binding domain-containing protein → MNPINNYPQPANRQVEVADILRCHIGDYLKKYNMPPEHYRVVYDILNCRTAYLGGHVEMCDQCAAERILYNSCRNRHCPKCQTITKQRWLSARQAELLPVNYFLEFSKNSSLTNCDYGIFIAMQPLGD
- a CDS encoding transposase, with amino-acid sequence MWLEEKAVSTLSYFLSDAKFYIPELQLLYAKRIQQMYTLQPGYFLIDDTMKHHTKFCKWIHGVFVLFDHAFGTNMKATCLVFVYYSDGNLIKFPINFRMFHKETGTMPWQRGKAHPYKTKYALAVEILEWALEVGFPPSMVLADSWFCTGPFIKELKRLELSYIIELKPNYTVRVPCQPPKLTPKGRLSKNQYYTRSLPEVYKSISYVEKYGFTADPATGKAQKVLYHTKTKTLRLNSITGKHCVVESVDPTTQTTKYLLTDQLTWEAGKILITYSHRWVIEEFFRNAKQLTDMEGATIRSEQGVSITICLVSWIDSLLHFENYKQSTAGKLSKGSLTIPSIIRQSQYENFKAVFERLKADEDFYRKWLEVEEKNIFRFRKPRKEVELLERNQNLNPQEAA
- a CDS encoding IS4 family transposase, coding for MSEHIDKNVFQTILSPVLPLIEVTQNSLHNDLDTYKLSLSSFTTNLLFGIITRIKSVGQIVTEIKTSPTAKALGLVVASKSMYNEAFNRYPPEIFKDIFHQLVKELDLHKIPEISHLGKMLIVDGSLFPAISNMAWACYKKTANAIKMHLSFELNRMIPTEFISTEGNFSEKEFVKQILREGITYVCDRGYIAFNLFKQISDSNAFFIIRGKSNMTYTVKECLTATVPDTFLKFFSDITDSNIIFNSDENKASYRIVSFTAMGENYILITNRNDLTTYEIIMLYAYRWQVELFFRFIKRTFKGIHLMSQSPHGVQIQFYLYMIAYLLLLSFKQDTEIISRENEKDEHESEENNKNETLLTSSSCSNSNAKRPYVCGLVTLLGEKLKQFYKIGLHWLLAVKNNLLEIFDVNIAKVIAQYSYQ
- a CDS encoding zinc ribbon domain-containing protein, producing MAAIKCENCGKMISDKGKTCPYCNIPLALPKKKSVFPKWVVVVISLVLLAASISFVAYSRYQYKQKRINENFDFSMRMISGDLFRMAQKSDLIVVEINNAWREAIFSETNKRDFNEAIVDVKESRSEDIKELIKLSASIEKSLKETVIPEGKQLQFDKIKEFYLLEFSKNSAGHYSQYVR